In the genome of Tripterygium wilfordii isolate XIE 37 chromosome 19, ASM1340144v1, whole genome shotgun sequence, one region contains:
- the LOC119985612 gene encoding uncharacterized protein LOC119985612, which yields MVKGQSSSNGTLKLEKIPFWGTTFDFDCSNRSLIFTRKIRKLSHLDQSWGDSTLPQNIKNYYFLFPSYFLSIFARPCSSPDLDRHHHLDRHHQSFRNYRLPLRFPPLSHHLEAFDQMDSQNSSYFTSLLSGGSSTDDPLFTQDYGDVNEYSPNVPQVTNTPSNTSSIARKNQRGSNFAIDDDMMLISAYLFYLTLFMKTVSHTVSLKLITLEEKRNRLSFNIHLLETN from the exons ATGGTGAAGGGTCAGAGCAGCTCCAACGGTACCCTCAAATTAGAGAAAATACCATTTTGGGGGACcacttttgattttgattgctcCAACCGGTCCCTCATATTCACCCGCAAAATAAGGAAACTCTCACATCTTGATCAAAGTTGGGGAGACTCCACTCTCCctcaaaacattaaaaattattattttctctttcctTCCTATTTTCTCTCCATCTTCGCGCGACCTTGCTCCTCTCCTGACCTAGATCGGCACCACCACTTAGATCGGCACCATCAAAGCTTTCGTAACTATCGCCTGCCTCTGCGCTTTCCTCCTCTCTCCCATCACCTTGAAGCATTTGACCAG ATGGATTCGCAAAACAGTTCATACTTCACCAGCCTATTAAGTGGAGGATCAAGTACCGATGATCCCTTGTTTACCCAAGATTATGGTGACGTTAATGAGTATAGTCCCAATGTGCCTCAAGTCACCAATACCCCTTCCAATACCTCTTCCATTGCTAGGAAGAATCAACGGGGATCCAACTTTGCTATAGATGATGATATGATGCTCATTTCGGcgtatttattt TATCTGACACTGTTTATGAAAACAGTATCCCATACTGTTTCACTAAAATTGATTACACTCGAGGAAAAGAGGAACCGCCTCTCATTCAATATCCATCTATTAGAAACCAACTAA